Genomic DNA from Niabella ginsenosidivorans:
ATAGAGCGGAACAGCTATTGCTATTTCTGCCAAATAGGTTAAGGAGGAAAATCCATACGGAGGCTGTTGTTCAAAATGATGCTCCCAGACCCCCTCAATAGCTTTATGAATGGTTTGCCTTACCTGGACTGTATTCCTGTACAGAAAGTCCACCTTCCCTTGCGGGGTTCTTATCCAGGCGCCACCATTTACCCAGGGCCCCCATTCATAAAATCCTGTAACAACCGGGGTATCGATCGCATACCGTTCCGCAACCGTCTTTATAGCCTCTATGGTAAACGGCCGGTCTTCATTATAATAAATTCCGATATCGATGTCAGAAGCAGGGGTTGCTGTCCCTTCTGCATAAGAACCGCCCAGCACAACAGCCTTAACACCATCGATTCCTTTTAAGTCATCAGCAATGGCAGTCATTAATTGCTTCTTTTGCGGGTGCATCTTCATTTTTACTTTTTAACCTACAAAAATAGGATTTATCACCAGGGTTAGGTGCCTGATTGATCAGTCATCTGCCAGGTGGAGCTTTCGTCTTATTACTATTAACAATAACAACAGCCGCTATAATAATGCCGATACCCAGCCATTGGCTGGCTACTACTTTTTCATGAAGCACCAGGAATGCAGAAGAAACAGAAACGGGAATCTCTACGCTTGCGATAATGCTTCCCAGGCCCAAACCGGTTTTAGGAATGCCCGCTGTAAAACATAAGGGCGGCAATATGGTGCCAAACACTCCTAAAGCAACACCCCACCCTATTCCTTCCATTGAAAAATGCCGGAAAGTAGTGATATTCCAAAAGAGCGCAATAACAATGAGCCCTCCTGAAACAAGGTATTTACTCCTGACAAAACCGGGCAGCCCGTTTGCTACATTGCTGGAGGCATACATCGTTATGGTATAAGACACAGCCGCCCCCAGCCCCAGTAACAATCCTCTCCAATCCACCGGGTTGTTTGCGCTAACCAGATCAGTAGCCAGAACAGTGCCGATCAGCACCGTAACAGCCCCTGCAATCTTTCTGGCCCCGATCCTTTTCCCCGTCAGCAGCCATTCCAGCACAATGCTCATCCAGATGGATTGCATCAGTAAGATAATGCCTGTTGAAACCGGTATATATTGTATAGCTAAATAATAACACAGCGTGGTAGTGCCTAAAGAAATTCCCCAAAACAGTAACCTGGTTTTATCGCCCCGGCCTGCTCTCCTGTCTGTGGCAGATACCGCCCGCGGATTATGTTCTTTGATAAAAGCATAAACGGTCAAAAACAGCAATCCTGTAAAAAATTGCGTAACTGTTAAGATGCTTGTGTGGATGCCCAGATGATTGCTGTATTTAACAATTGTGGCCAAAATGCCATAGCTTGCTGCTCCCAAAAAAACACAGATCGCCCCCTTTAGTCCATCCTTCATAAAAACTCCTGTTAAGGCACAAATGTATTCTAACTATTTCACGTAAAAGAAAAAAAGACCAGGGAGCCCGAGCTTTTTACCTGTAAATGATGACGAAATAAGTTCCAGTATTTAATCGCAAAGCGCCCGCAGGATAAAATTTTTCTTCAAACAATGGAGTGGCACTAACAAAAAGAAAACAGACAGAATATTTAACGGAAGAACTTATGATGATAGGCCTGTCAGGCAATAACTATTCCCTTTTAAACCCTATCATCTCTCTATTTTTACCCGCTTGAAATTGAATTTTGCATTTGATGTCTTCTATGCTAATCAAATCATCTGTATCGCCTAATACTTCATCAACCAAACCATATTCTTTTGCTTCAACAGCATTAAAAAAATGGTCACGGCGAAACATCTCTTCAATTTCATCTTTGGTATGTCCTGAAAATTTGCCAATCAGATAAAATATTTGATTTTGTAATCGCTCTTGTTCTTTGTAAGCAATGCGAACATCTTCGGTATAACCTTTTGCACCGCCACCTGTAGGATGCATGTGCACAGTCGCATAAGGAAGCGCATAACGTTGTCCTTTGGCACCTGCTGTAAGTAAAACGGTTGCCATGCTTCCGCAAAAACCAACTGCAACAGTTGATACAGGTGATTTTAATTTTCGTATCGTATCATAAATAGCAAAACCTGAATACACAACGCCACCGGGACTATTGATATAAAGCATAATTGGCTTGTGACTTTCACTATCGAGGTAAAGAAGTTGTGCCACTACAAGATTCGCAATATTTTCTTCAATGGCTGTGCCTAAAAAAACAATTCTTTCTTTTAGCAAAAGACTATAAATATCGTAAGCACCTCTTGTGGTACTGTCTAATA
This window encodes:
- a CDS encoding nucleotidyltransferase domain-containing protein, producing the protein MKMHPQKKQLMTAIADDLKGIDGVKAVVLGGSYAEGTATPASDIDIGIYYNEDRPFTIEAIKTVAERYAIDTPVVTGFYEWGPWVNGGAWIRTPQGKVDFLYRNTVQVRQTIHKAIEGVWEHHFEQQPPYGFSSLTYLAEIAIAVPLYDPHQIIEAFKKQIFPYPQKLRTDVINRSLWSAEFTIRIAEGFIIQEDLYNVAGCITRAVKNIVNALFAINNCYPLGDKRAFNTLDGFSLKPDDFKEQVEKILSLSKHSLNANVALLKALHKNILQFAGELYKPLYDLKNR
- a CDS encoding EamA family transporter is translated as MKDGLKGAICVFLGAASYGILATIVKYSNHLGIHTSILTVTQFFTGLLFLTVYAFIKEHNPRAVSATDRRAGRGDKTRLLFWGISLGTTTLCYYLAIQYIPVSTGIILLMQSIWMSIVLEWLLTGKRIGARKIAGAVTVLIGTVLATDLVSANNPVDWRGLLLGLGAAVSYTITMYASSNVANGLPGFVRSKYLVSGGLIVIALFWNITTFRHFSMEGIGWGVALGVFGTILPPLCFTAGIPKTGLGLGSIIASVEIPVSVSSAFLVLHEKVVASQWLGIGIIIAAVVIVNSNKTKAPPGR
- a CDS encoding ClpP family protease, which gives rise to MIIPTVLDSTTRGAYDIYSLLLKERIVFLGTAIEENIANLVVAQLLYLDSESHKPIMLYINSPGGVVYSGFAIYDTIRKLKSPVSTVAVGFCGSMATVLLTAGAKGQRYALPYATVHMHPTGGGAKGYTEDVRIAYKEQERLQNQIFYLIGKFSGHTKDEIEEMFRRDHFFNAVEAKEYGLVDEVLGDTDDLISIEDIKCKIQFQAGKNREMIGFKRE